In Acidobacteriota bacterium, the following proteins share a genomic window:
- a CDS encoding septum formation initiator family protein, protein MASRKLSIQKEIAFIALIVGSGVIAVFAVVGQHGLLRLQAKDAEYQTYAARKAELEAENEALKARNRKLQDDPATLMLEIRKRLGYALPDEIVFQDTRPAQGADPGYAAGKEGAAAGSKHEGPVTPAGSPVEAAAAGAASGGSGKASRPAEQRENSAGAR, encoded by the coding sequence ATGGCTTCGAGAAAATTGTCCATCCAGAAGGAAATCGCGTTCATCGCCCTCATCGTGGGAAGCGGCGTGATTGCCGTCTTCGCCGTCGTCGGGCAGCACGGCCTGCTCCGCCTCCAGGCCAAGGACGCGGAGTACCAGACCTACGCCGCGCGCAAGGCCGAACTGGAGGCCGAAAACGAGGCCCTGAAGGCTCGCAACCGCAAGCTGCAGGACGATCCGGCCACACTCATGCTCGAGATCCGGAAGCGTCTGGGTTACGCCCTGCCGGACGAGATTGTCTTCCAGGACACGCGCCCCGCCCAGGGGGCCGACCCGGGATACGCCGCGGGGAAGGAGGGCGCCGCGGCCGGCAGCAAGCACGAGGGTCCCGTGACCCCCGCCGGCTCGCCCGTCGAAGCGGCAGCAGCCGGGGCGGCGTCCGGCGGGTCGGGGAAAGCCTCCCGGCCGGCGGAGCAACGCGAGAATTCTGCGGGAGCGAGGTGA
- a CDS encoding ADP-ribosylglycohydrolase family protein, with translation MRRRLDRSKFRGIILGAAIGDAMGMPYQFLHPQVVRESFPEPVPHFQRAPEGHVNAQYDKGQYTDETQLMMMVIETILERKAIDPDRVAQAMVRLYQEEGWVTPGRSILAACRRLRDGAPWHQSGGYQDGSKPLAFVPPSVLFLHRNLDGSLEQVLSLARIILRESRVMSACQCFSMLLHNIMQCKGEEELVPAVRKTGREMQRFDPSFDEILQWVVTLLPSSMEEGLQELGTGYSVLESLFSALFTFLKHPRGYAEAVSRVVYAGDAADNLGFLTGAFLGAFNGIEGIPANLLEGLRDSRLILELADQLYSASSAS, from the coding sequence ATGAGAAGACGACTTGACCGCTCGAAGTTCCGGGGAATTATCCTGGGGGCCGCCATCGGGGATGCCATGGGGATGCCGTACCAGTTCCTTCACCCGCAGGTCGTGAGGGAGTCTTTCCCCGAACCGGTTCCCCACTTCCAGCGCGCCCCCGAGGGACACGTCAACGCCCAGTACGACAAGGGTCAGTACACGGACGAGACCCAGTTGATGATGATGGTCATCGAGACCATCCTGGAGCGGAAGGCCATCGACCCCGACCGGGTGGCCCAGGCCATGGTGCGCCTCTACCAGGAGGAGGGGTGGGTCACCCCGGGGCGGTCAATCCTGGCCGCCTGCCGGCGCCTGAGGGACGGCGCCCCCTGGCACCAGTCCGGCGGGTACCAGGACGGGAGCAAGCCCCTGGCCTTCGTGCCGCCGTCCGTGCTCTTTCTCCACCGGAACCTGGACGGGTCCCTCGAGCAGGTGCTCTCGCTGGCCCGGATCATCCTGCGCGAGTCGCGCGTCATGAGTGCGTGCCAGTGTTTCAGCATGCTCCTGCACAACATCATGCAGTGCAAGGGGGAGGAGGAGCTGGTCCCCGCCGTCCGGAAAACCGGGCGGGAGATGCAGCGGTTCGACCCCTCTTTCGACGAGATCCTCCAGTGGGTCGTCACCCTGCTGCCGTCTTCCATGGAGGAGGGCCTCCAGGAGCTCGGAACGGGGTACAGCGTGCTGGAAAGCCTCTTCTCGGCGCTCTTCACCTTCCTGAAACACCCGAGGGGCTATGCGGAGGCGGTGTCCAGGGTCGTGTACGCCGGGGACGCCGCGGACAACCTGGGGTTCCTCACGGGGGCGTTCCTGGGCGCCTTCAACGGGATCGAGGGCATCCCCGCCAACCTCCTGGAAGGGCTCCGGGACTCCCGGCTGATTCTCGAACTCGCGGATCAGCTCTACTCGGCATCCTCCGCGTCGTAA